A genomic stretch from Halobellus sp. LT62 includes:
- a CDS encoding DUF5820 family protein gives MTDDDREKADDSTKGDADPAKTDDEPPAGWSLWNDEPRGRRILVFRPDVFNEGNDLPAECIPTILVSNRSRAKRPGASQIPTDTWHVVLTLEPDVEAVVEDYESREAAVAGANELARRFAAGDVDYRAAYQLPREDYLDRLDSVVEA, from the coding sequence ATGACGGACGACGACCGAGAGAAGGCCGACGACTCCACGAAGGGCGACGCCGACCCGGCGAAAACCGACGACGAGCCGCCCGCCGGTTGGTCGCTCTGGAACGACGAGCCGCGCGGCCGCCGGATTCTCGTGTTCCGGCCCGACGTGTTCAACGAGGGCAACGACCTCCCCGCCGAGTGCATCCCCACGATTCTCGTCTCGAATCGCTCGCGGGCGAAGCGGCCGGGTGCCTCCCAGATCCCGACCGACACGTGGCACGTCGTCCTCACGCTCGAACCCGACGTCGAGGCCGTCGTCGAGGACTACGAGAGCCGCGAGGCGGCCGTCGCGGGCGCGAACGAACTCGCGCGTCGATTCGCCGCCGGCGACGTCGACTACCGAGCGGCGTATCAGCTCCCCCGCGAGGACTATCTCGACCGTCTCGACAGCGTGGTCGAGGCGTGA
- a CDS encoding PspA/IM30 family protein has product MGILSRASYVVRSKLNALLNRAEDPTETLDYSYEQMRDELQDVKQGIADLTTQKKRLEIQKRRLEENVEKHNEQAREAVRQDRDDLARQALEKKQAKMNQIEELEGQIAELQSTQENLVEKKNELQNRIEEFRTKKETMKARYEAAEASSRVSEAMTGVGDEMSDVSRAIERAEERTDEMEARSEAMDELVDTGAFEDAMSDKDSIDRELESGRSDAEVDSELETLKAEMGDGVAAETDEGETTDADTEADAETATAEVDVDDAEVEAELEELKDDEN; this is encoded by the coding sequence ATGGGAATCCTCTCACGCGCGTCCTACGTCGTCCGTTCGAAGCTGAACGCCCTCCTCAACCGCGCGGAGGATCCGACGGAGACGCTCGATTACTCCTACGAGCAGATGCGCGACGAACTACAGGACGTCAAACAGGGCATCGCCGACCTGACCACGCAAAAGAAGCGCCTCGAAATCCAGAAGCGACGGCTCGAAGAGAACGTCGAAAAGCACAACGAGCAGGCCAGAGAGGCCGTCCGACAGGACCGCGACGACCTCGCGCGGCAAGCGCTGGAAAAGAAGCAGGCGAAGATGAACCAGATCGAGGAGTTGGAGGGCCAGATCGCGGAACTTCAGTCGACGCAGGAGAACCTCGTCGAGAAGAAGAACGAACTCCAGAACCGCATCGAGGAGTTCCGCACGAAAAAGGAGACGATGAAGGCGCGATACGAGGCCGCAGAGGCGTCATCTCGCGTCTCCGAGGCGATGACGGGCGTCGGCGACGAGATGTCCGACGTCTCTCGGGCAATCGAGCGGGCCGAGGAGCGGACCGACGAGATGGAGGCCCGCTCGGAGGCGATGGACGAACTCGTCGACACCGGCGCGTTCGAGGACGCGATGTCCGACAAAGACAGCATCGACCGCGAACTCGAAAGCGGCCGGTCCGACGCCGAGGTCGACTCCGAACTGGAGACGCTGAAAGCGGAGATGGGCGACGGCGTCGCGGCAGAGACGGACGAGGGCGAGACGACGGATGCGGACACCGAGGCAGACGCTGAGACCGCCACCGCCGAGGTCGACGTCGACGACGCCGAGGTCGAAGCCGAGCTAGAGGAGCTGAAAGACGACGAGAACTGA
- a CDS encoding alpha/beta hydrolase — MSDPIFLPGGRDARGTLDAVADDDERGPSRGNADSAATANACVVACPPHPQHGGTRRDQRLRAVSDELSERKIDCLRFDYGPWDGGRGERTDVCNAVAWARERYDRVALFGFSFGGALALSAANNGAAVDAVAALAPPARLGTERSDPDAPDNPDVGGVDAVADLDEMSADLPVQILYGTRDDVADVGPVVAAARKRGFAVVEFAADHFFVGQEAKVADAVVDFLEPPLQAEDSR, encoded by the coding sequence ATGAGCGATCCGATATTCCTCCCCGGTGGTCGCGACGCCCGCGGGACGCTCGACGCTGTCGCGGACGACGACGAGCGCGGCCCCTCGCGGGGCAACGCAGACAGCGCAGCCACCGCCAACGCGTGCGTCGTCGCCTGCCCGCCACATCCCCAGCACGGGGGCACCCGTCGCGACCAGCGGCTCCGCGCGGTGAGCGACGAACTGAGTGAACGAAAAATCGACTGCCTGCGGTTCGACTACGGTCCGTGGGACGGCGGCCGCGGCGAGCGGACCGACGTCTGCAACGCCGTCGCGTGGGCTCGGGAGCGGTACGACCGCGTCGCGCTCTTCGGCTTCAGTTTCGGCGGTGCGCTCGCGCTCTCGGCCGCCAACAACGGTGCAGCCGTCGACGCCGTCGCCGCGCTCGCCCCGCCCGCACGCCTCGGAACCGAACGCTCAGATCCCGACGCGCCCGACAACCCGGACGTCGGCGGTGTCGACGCCGTCGCCGACCTCGACGAGATGTCCGCGGATCTCCCGGTGCAAATCCTCTACGGCACCCGCGACGACGTCGCCGACGTCGGACCGGTCGTCGCCGCCGCTCGCAAGCGCGGATTCGCGGTCGTCGAGTTCGCCGCGGATCACTTCTTCGTCGGCCAAGAGGCGAAGGTCGCAGACGCCGTCGTCGACTTCCTCGAACCGCCCCTTCAGGCGGAGGACTCGCGGTAG